gtaacaaacaaataaacaaacaagctTACTTTCACACTTACCTATAATATTAGGACAGAAGTTCAGTGATAGAAGTGGATATTGTCTCTGAAACGAAAAGCACCAAAGTCTTAGGCTTTAGTGTGAATTTCCCACATTTCCCGTGGAAACTTACACACACACGTACACTTTATCCcggtataaaaaatagtctATGTTTTTCTCCCTAAACTCAACTACCTATGTGTATgacaaatttcaagaagattagtggGTGTTACACAGAGCGTTTTaacgctgcggccgcgctgtcattacgatccgtcaattgtcttgaggaaggaatcatttccaaaatcaatcatacataaaattaacattactaCATAacagattaattttatagtcAGACGGTGAAAGTAATTCTTggctttgttaaaatttgaaaatttgtaatgacatcgcggccgcagcggtcgaaacgctctgagacaCATCCAGTGGAGTAGTTATAGCATAaagagtatttaaataataaaaaaaaactttcacatttatttatttgagtaTAACGCAatcttaaattttcaatttgttttgcaGTTAGGATCACACGAACAGAGGCACGTGTTGGAAGCCCTACGCACCTCCCTCTGGAGGCTCAACATGTCCTACGTGGACCTTTACCTCATACACACTCCTGTCGCCTTCAAAGTGAGTTTCTAGGGTCTCCGAAGGCCTATCACGAAATAAACGTCAcaaacgtccacatgctgtctcctTTTCCCATATCatgtgtggacgcaatgacgtgttcatattttatgtttcgtggtagccACCCAAGTCTAAATCACGGATAGGTATATGAATCAATCTATTTTTGTGGcgaaagtattattatttctgtcaATGACCTTGTAATAAAGAAGGCGTTTTTCGCGCGTATTTTGTACgtatgtaatattctttattacctCTCTAAAACCGCTCAAcgaatttacataattgaGACATCGTTACATTCGTCTTAGCTGCCCGAATGTTCCTAGACAAGTAGGTGACGttaaacaaacacaaacatGGCGGCTGTGCAACGCCATTGGTCTTGGTGgaaaacaatgtattttttcgaatactactgtttaaaaaacataaactgTTTATGGTAAATTAACACATATTATGTGGatagcaacattttttttttctaaaatgagGAACAATGTAAATGTCACGCTTTCTTCCATTTTTTACAGTTCGATGTGCTCCTGCGTTgctaaatctataaaaataaattacagtcCAAAAAATACACggcattttattatacaactaTAATCATCAACTGCCATTacccactgctgggacactggccttccttacgaatacaacaatattagtatgaaattAAAGGGCTCAGCGCAAGGATTCGCAAGtttatcgttttttttttcaatgttgtCTTGTTTCAGGATGACTGCAAAACTTATGACGTCATAGACTATTTGGACACGTGGAAAACAATGGAGGCAGCCAAAAGACTCCGATTGGCCAAGTCCATAGGCGTATCGAACTTTAACATCACTCAAATGCGCAGATTATTAGCCAATTGTGACATCAAACCGGCAGTTTTACAAGTGGAAGTAAGTGCCAAGAAAAGTTACTGTTACGtacgaatatattattttaatttatttctttaaaagatAGATCGGTGAGCTATCGAGCAGTATAACTGCCTTCATTATAgttcatcaaaataaagaacctttctgaaattttaaaaatcaaatattgataaaatacacTACCCCCAACAGAGATTATTAGGTATAGGaatacaaattcaatttttttttatatacatcacttattgacgtcaaaaaattacttaaagtacctatacttAACTACTACCgaccaaagcgcaggtgaagaagaagcggcgcaacgaacttcaccgcagccttttattcaaggacgtcaattaacaaatataggtcttataggAAAAATGCTAactctgttattcataaagcATACATTAATCTAATGTATGTTGTGTCGAGGCATACCTTCAGCCATAACCGTATAATCTGTCAAAAGTCAACatagtgaaaaaattaaatgacagAGCGCTGTCTCCTATTAGCTGGCAACACTTGGTGTTTATCAATCAATCTCGACCCTTCTATATGGTGTTgcaatgataaaaaatgtagttcgtcaAAAATCCTTTtccttcactttcttgacagaatgtgtgctttatcttttttataaataagacaataaatacttaaccaagaaaagtaagaaaacaaaatgacTTTGAAAGGTGAACCTGAATCTAGGCCAGGACAATTTATTGGAATTCTGCAAGTCCAGTGGCATAGTGGTGATGGCTAATACTCCGCTCGGATCCATGTTCGATTTCCGACCGGGACGCCCCCCACCGAGGCGCAACCATTCTACCCTCGTGAGAATGGCgcgaaaatatagaaaaacaacGTCTCAAATCGTGTTGAGATATTTGGTAAGTAGGTAATCTATGCTTCTAACACCACACCCGCAGATCAAATCGCGAATATCGATGCCTATGTTccacaacaaaaaattacaaatgccTGGCTCAAAGCCGTACACGATCTAGTTCCACTTCTGATATCCATAGATATAGTCCAAGCAGATGAAACCGATGATAATAATGTTGCCATTCCAAATTCAActttatacataggtattattGCGCAAGCCGTCAGGCGAGCGCTATAACAAGGCCGAGAGCGACTTTTGACTTTGATATCAATTTACAGAAACAACGCGGCGTGGTCCCCATTCCGAAATCAATGAATAAGGAGCGGATTGAACAAAACATTAACATATTCGATTTCCAACTTTCTTCACATGAAATGGCGATATTGAGTGAGTATGATTAggtactatataaatataatactaacctgttattttttaaaaaattcagcATACTAAATCTAAcatatttaaactaaagtatttttgtctcgttccttcaatgacaaatattgtgcgaacaaaacattttagcttaaagtatgctttcaCTTACAAGAGAGAAACTGTGCACGTCTATAGCCAACAATACGTACGGGCAGAGGACAGCGCGATATCTCCTTCCGAGATTAGTTAACGCACTACCCACCTCTGTAAAAAATGACTTAactcctaaaaatattaaaaataaacttaagtcCTACTTTATCGAACAATTGTGTTAGATTGCAACTTACTACTAGgtacttgttttgtttaaaaaggTACTTGTCTTGTTTTACGTACGTGGTTCCTATATTACTGTTAAgtgattaatacaaaatattttatactactgctGACGTTGATGCTCACTGTGGACAAACCTCTGTGGTTTTTGTCAGtgttcttatattatgtactatatatatatatttattctttatatgtgaaataaatattaaaaaaaaaaaacttttttgtaaataagacagttatttttcaagtCCTAAGCAAGCGATGAAGGAAGATAACGATAGACCACGTCATGTTCTTATttcgtttcgctcatacaagagaGGTAAAAGCGTTACCAAACgagaagaaacgggacagtacgcttattttttttttaatcattattgtttatattgagcattttatatttcactcaaaattaattttgaagagTTTTATTGGATACGCTAGCTTGTGAccaaacaaattgaaaataaattagaaattaacaGTCTGAAGATAGAAATTTGCGCACTATACGACATGTGTTTAGTATAACAGCTGCCTTTTGCAATAGGTggaaagtattattattatttagtcattacaaaaattaaaaaaatatcttttcttGTAGGTAACTAATTAGGTAAGTTTAGTTGCCGAATGCGCCATACCGAAGACATGGCAGCAAcgaattcaaatatttatcaatttatattttaatgttgcaTTTCACTTTTAGAGATGTTCAACGAAAACTATCGCACAGTGGTGCCCAGCGCCTGGCGAGGGCATCCCTACTGCCCGTACGAGACAACTAAAGACCCCATGGTACGGATTATCCCTTGACAAGAGacatttttaaagtgaaaacttcttgtgcactttttgtgatgggtaaaaaattttaaacgcgCGTCAGGATTACAATTcataagacgtcaaaaatgcaccgttaatattcaagttttcacttctgccggcactcccggagtgcaacccgttttttaTATGCCACCGTAGTAAGGACATGTTGTCgaatttgacatgaaaatggctttaaaattgtattgagaTTCAATAAACTGTGCCCGATAATATAGAAACAATGGAGAATGCCTTTTAGACACtgcgaaaaaaattgtatttttatggcaAAAACGCGAGGctcttctaaatctatggcaAAAACGAATAGGGAGTACCTCACGTTTAACCGGCCAGaatacagcactgtatgttaggtacacaaaagctttgccgccttttgctgtgtcgattaaaacgtttattttagagtactttattaatcctttcattatgtaagcattcgtttgtgaaaataaacaatactgtagcatattcgggtgccgaaatattgggataAATCGTTTtctataagataaaaaaactttggtgctttttgcctccattggcaatgtttgtgtaccttagttataccagtagcgccatctgcgctgagctttgcgtaatatgccctattgaCACTTCCTGTCACTGAGTCTTCTCGTCATTTTATATGACCCTTAGATTATGACCAAAGAGTTTATAAATCACTACATGACAGCCACAGATTTACAAAATGGTtttatcatggaattagtaagtactcacgaagtacttattaaatccatgggttTCATATCTGTGatatcgttttggcgaacgagggaaccacgaaattaaaaaaaaaaaatctgtgatGACagcacaaaattaaaatacctacaacatttgcaatgaattttattttcgacaAATTAGGGGCAATTAACAAAGCGCATACATtttggttaaatattttattgattttctgtgtttatttataaactacgATCATGACAAAATCTGCTTTTTAATATCCTACAAGAAAGCATTTTCATCAGCATgactgaatataataaaatacatttcatgCGAATAATTTTAAGCGATtttgtactattttattaatacgcgatttaaaatccaaaaaagatttgatttttataaaataaaacaaatcttaTATGGAATATTA
This Plodia interpunctella isolate USDA-ARS_2022_Savannah chromosome 27, ilPloInte3.2, whole genome shotgun sequence DNA region includes the following protein-coding sequences:
- the LOC128681497 gene encoding aldo-keto reductase AKR2E4-like, whose product is MTMFGWFLLTISIHLVLMEEKQNGVEYKDGGKAPRIKLNDGYYMPAVGLGTFLGFDENGERQTNQGEVENQVSWGLRAGYRLIDTASAYHTEGQVGVAIRKSRLRRKHLYVVTKLGSHEQRHVLEALRTSLWRLNMSYVDLYLIHTPVAFKDDCKTYDVIDYLDTWKTMEAAKRLRLAKSIGVSNFNITQMRRLLANCDIKPAVLQVEVNLNLGQDNLLEFCKSSGIVVMANTPLGSMFDFRPGRPPPRRNHSTLVRMARKYRKTTSQIVLRYLKQRGVVPIPKSMNKERIEQNINIFDFQLSSHEMAILKMFNENYRTVVPSAWRGHPYCPYETTKDPMVRIIP